The genomic window GTCCAGAACTTTGCTTCGAACACCTTTTAGAGATATTATATGCATGCCTTTCAATATTGGGTTAAACAACCTTCAAGAAACAAATGATGGTGTACACCATGATGAGCTGGTATACGACACAAAAGCATACAAACCTTCAGCAGTCGTTTTCACTTACTTCGACATTCTGGAGGCACTGTCCAGTTGCCATGGGCAGTGCAGGAGGCTTTCTCGTTGCCAAAGAGTACAAGAGGGGGCAGACACTCGTATCGCCCCCCGAATCCAAATGTAACAATGTCCCCAACTGGCTTTTTGTCATAAACGATTTTGCCATAGATGGGGATTGGGGCCAGGTCACAGGTAACAGCtgagaaggaagagagatgcTTTCCACGTCACATAGAGCAAACATCGTTACGGCATGGAGATGACTGATGACAAATGTAGCGGTGGACTGTGGtgtgttttgaaaacaaaatatgACAAATCAGCAGGActctattcttttttttaattgagaAATTGTATTCTTTGAGAGAATAAATCTTACGTTCACAAACTGGAGGAGGATGACTCCATTTTCCATCATGCATACAGGTACTGTTAGTTGTTCCGTTTAGAATATACCTGCAGAACAGAACAGGCGGTTTAGGTCTAAACATAAGAGGCAGATGCAGTGCCATTAGGGATGCAGTAGCGTCTTGTGCCacagtaatttcctgaagtAATTTCCAGAAAGTGTAGAATCATAATTGCAGACTGTAcatttaagggggggggggggggggggctcttgtAGAAAACTAGAGGAATGCTATGGATATAAGTTCTTTTGTGATTAGAATTCACCGCAAACCTAAAGATAGTTTACCTACCCCTCATCACAGGTGTAGTTGATGGTGCTCTTGTACACAATGTTTATGAACTCAGCCGTTCCATGTGTTGGATCGTTAGGTGGGGGACAGCTTTTTGCTGCAAATAGAGTTACAAAATCATTCAGATGTGTGATTACAAAAGGAAATAATTTAAACTATAAAACAAAGTATTGCTAAAACTATATAACAAAGACCTTTTTACATGAGTGAGTTCAAACATCTACAGTAGACATTTGTTTTGGtctgctttctctctttgtgaATAGCAATAAAGACGTATTATTACATATTATCTTCACTGTATGTTTGTCTGAGTGCCATTCTCTGTGGATGTACTCAAAACACTTCACAAAACACGTGAAGAGAAAGTGAAGTGCAGTCTTATCTCAAAGTTCCTCCTTGGTTTCAGATACAAATCAACACTGACTGGATCCTACAGTACATCTCTCTTCTACAATCTCTCTGCTGACTCACGTGCACATTTGAGGCTGACTTTTCCCCAGTCCCCGTCTCTGGTGCAGATAATGACACGGGAGCCACCAGCACGGGCGTAGCCGGGTGCACAGGAGAGCACAGCCTCCTCCCCGGGCTCATACACCCTCTGGAgggcctccacctccacctcaccCGAGACAGTGGGGCgcccacacactgaaacacacacactcaaataaacATTTGCAAGGTCTTCATTCATGCATGATCCAAAACAAAAAGAAGCCATGCACTCTACTGAGCGAAAGGAAATAGAAATAAAACATTACAAGTTGATCGTTGTACAGCAAAATATACGAAAACAACCCCaattaaacacaacacaatagatAGAGATTTACCTTTCTTTGATGAAACAGCGGCGTAAAGGCACAATTCAAAGAGAAGCAGTAAAGTAACTCGAAGACTCATTTTGAACGAGACAGAGGTGAGAGGAGCAGAGTGTGATCGGCAGCTGACGGTAAGCACTAAGAGTTACTTCACTCTGTTCGTATTTGTAGTTTGCACAGAGCCCAGATAAGGCTGGATGACACGGCATGACCAAATTGCCACAACAGGCTGCTCGTCAGTAGTCCCCTTCTTCCTGTAAACTCTCGAAAAGCAAACCGACCAAAAAGGATTTTTACAACTGACAGTTTAGTTCCAAATGATGCATCACTCTTACTTATGAATCCTTAAACTGTGTGTTAAAGTACAAATGTAAATTGGGGCAGAAATGCTTGGTTAGAAACAAtttagaaagatagatagatagatagatagatactttatttattccccaggggaaattcaagaaatttaTTCATAACTGGTCTCTCTATTGTTATCAAAGGTAGTATTGGTGACAATTGGCCAGTCCTATACATGGACTAAGCCTTTGTCCAAGAATAAAAGCTTTTCCCAATGAAGATGTGAAGTTTTCTTATTGTCAAGGACTATAATCCACAAACAGAAAACTGGCCCAGTAAGATCATTGGACAATCACAGAGTGATAAGTTTAAGACAATCGCGGACTGATAAGTTTAAGGCTATTTGGTGTCAGGCTGTCCGTCCACAGCATCTTGACGTTACCGGTGGTCCAAAGGATAAAGGTCACAACAAAAGCAAATTGACTCAGAGTTGAAGAGTAACTTGTAACTTCAGTAACTTCATTTTTTGCCATTAGTTCACCCTGTGTCCTCTCTCTATGAAATGTACAGAGGAGTTGTTGGAGCATGTGGAGATTGTTCACGTTCACATTGAGCAAGCAGAGGCACCGTTTGGGACTTTTGCTTTTTTGCTTGCCATTTTGTTCACAGTTTAAAGTGAACAATTGATCATATTTACACAACATTCTGATTGAAAAGGTCAGCCTGGAACGTTTGCCTCTGTTTTTCAAATTTGAATGCATCTCAGGCTTCATGGTCAACGTACCACTAATCTCGCTTCATAGTATACCGCTCAGATGTCATATAACATGATGTGAACAGATGTGTTCTGCCTATATTGAAATTCTTAGGACAGCACTGTTCATTAAGTTTGTAGGAGGCAATCcacaaagaaaaacattttctgACAAACAGAAATTACAGTACAATGAAGGCACTGGTTTCTAGCAGAGGAGTCTAACTCTTATGAAATTTATCCTTGGATGTTCCTGAAGATAATTTCACTGTTTAAACTACAAGTACAGTCATGCAAAGCAAGTTAACACAAAACCAAGAGCTGTCCTATTCCAATCTTTCTGTTTCCTCTCCAGAGAGTTAAACTTAGTTTTTCAAATTCATTATCTGTAAGTGCTCCTTACTAAACAAAAAGCTTTCTTTTCATCACATTCTGGAGCATACTGCCAttgtcagaaaaaaaacaagacaacCTTGCTCAACTATGTACCTTTCGTTTTTGTATCATGCTGATTCAGCTGTGTGGGGCAAACCGTTGTAGCAGGGCTTCTCTTGTTCAGTGAGTGCTCCAACCTCTCCACTCATTAACTCACTTCAGATGCGTGCTGAAAATGCCAGATTTATTGTTGCATTAGGAAATGTAGATGCATTTCTCAATACTATTACAATCTAAACACAACTGAATACtcggagcgctttgggttgcactatgtgcatgttaaatgcgctttataaataaaactgacttgacttgacttgaatacCATTGTAATTTGTGTCTAAATGTGGGCCCTTCATTATTTTGATGATGGAAATGAAAATGGATATATTTGAAAACAGGTCCTGAACCGTATGGTTAAACCATATTACAGTATGATGATGCTCAATGATGTTTATTCCCCTGATCACCTAATCTTTTTCAGTCAGTTGCTGTCTGTTTTGGTTCCCCCTGCTGGTGGCCTGTGTACCGTCTCTGtggataaaaaaaatcaaatcaaatcaaatgtttatttgtcacatacattatacaggtagcctataaatgcagtgaaatgcttGTTCCACTGACTCCAAGACTGTGCAAAGGAGATATAATATAAGGGAGaagaataaataaagaaagaaagtccAAAGTGCAAAGTGTTTAGGCTATGCTGGTGCTCCTGCTACAATCCTCATTTAGAATCCTGATAGCCTGGGGGTAAAAACTTTTCCGCATTCTCTCCGTGTTGGACTTCAGGCAGCGGTAACGTTTTCCAGACCGTAGGATAGAGAAGAGGCAGTTGTTGGGGTGACTGGGATCCCTGATCATTTTTCTTGTTCTCGACTGACATCTCCTTATGTAAATTTCCTGTAGGTTGGATAGGGCACTTCTGGTGGTACGTTCAGCTGATCTCACTACTCTCTTCAGAGCTTTACGGTCTAGCTCAGTGCTATTTCCATACCAAGCTGTTATACTCTATGGTTATACTCCCAGTGATAACACTTTCAATGGTGGTTCTGTAAAAGTTCTTCAGTAGTTGTTGAGGTAGCTTGAAGTACTTGAGGCGTCTGAGGTGGAAAATACGCTGATGACCCTTTTTCACCAGTGAATTAATGTGTTTGGTCCAAGTCAGGTCTTCAAGATATTTTAAACTCTCTAGTCTCTACCCTTTCCACTTGAGTCATTGATCATAAGTGGTTGATAAATCTTATGCTGATCACGCCTGAAATCTATaaacatctccttggtcttcgtAACATTCAGGAGGAGGTTGTTTTCCTGGCACCAGTTACATAACATAAGGCTGGATCACATGTGTTCTTCACTATCTGGTCGCAAACATTCCCGCAAAGTCTCAAAAACAGAGACAGCCACCAATTAACCCTCTAGCTCTCTGGGGGCTGGATCAGGGCCTTTACAACATCCTATATATTagcttatatatttatattgccgAAAAGCCAAATAGGGGAGTAATATTTGGCTAATATGTTGACAATGACTGCCACATGAGATTAATGAACTGGGACAATGTTTTTCTTTGCAATTTTGATATTCCGAATAACTTTTCATTTCCGAATTGATTAATCATTCAAATTATGGAGATATTTGTGCGTTCTGTGTTTAGATTATTATGTACCCATAAGAAATCCTGAGCCACTAATGTCTGGTTGTTTGTTCAGGGTTCTTCCACATTGGTCGCCAGTTTTGTGTGTTATCTAATGAGCACAATTTATGATGTCTTAGCACAGTTTAGCTTAGCACATGTCTGCACCAGATAGTTTTCATGCTTGCAAAACCACTTTTCTTGTGTTGTGCTCAGAAGCATATACAGTGCTCAAATAGGTGTAGTTGGTCATTTGCTCATTTGGTCATTAGTTCATTTGCTCATTTGGTCAGTACTTATACttagtaagtataagtactcttttgatcccgtgagggaaatttggtctctgcatttatcccaatctgtgaattagtgaaacacactcagcacacagtgaacagaagcacacacaagcaatggaaatatgttggacgaatggttagggttaggacaagggtatggtaAGGCAGtagtttgacctttgacctttgaccttgggttagggttaggggaaTGAATCCGCAAGCAATCccgctacaacagcggcgctcggggagcagtgaggggttaggtgctttactcaagggcacttcagccgcttcctaccggtcggggttcgaaccggcaaccctccggttataagtccaaagcgctaaccagtaggccacggctgccccaaccgTGACTCCAATCTGTGACTCCAGAGGCCACCTGAAAGGCATGTGCTTTCGTTCAGCCATCACACTGCATTCCCTGGCATTCCAGATGATCCTGCCATCCCAGATGACTCTGGCATTCCAGATGATCCTGCCATCCCAGATGACTCTGGCATTCCAGATGACTCTGGCATTCCAGATGAACCTGCCATTCCAGATGATTCTGCCATTCCAGATGATCCTGCCATTCCAGATGATTCTGGCTGTCTGGCTGCTCTCTGTGACGATTGGGCTCCCTCTCAGCTGTGAGGCAGCGatgggcacacacacctctcagcaGAGACCAGTGCCACTGCAGTAGGTCACTCCGCTGATGCGTGCATTCTGGCTTCATGTACATATTTTGGGATTCGCTGTCCTTCTGTGGCCACCAGGTCACAGTAGCCGTGCTGTAATGGCTGTATTGGCTGTATTGGCTGGTGACTCCAGAGGCCGGAGATTGAACACATGTTTGCAGCCCGTCAGCACACTGCAGTCCATGCTGTTCCTGGTGATTCTGGCTGCCTGTTCTCTGGGCCCCTCTCTTCACTGAACCTACTCTGTTGAGGCAGTGATGGGCATAGAGGCAAAGTCCTttcaggcaagtccctccactcagcggccatattgcaacgctttttgggcgcTCATcaggcatcctattcggcagaaatgcgcgtgtgcaaggcttcacgacaccaaccttgctccagcggcgagttcacaacacatgattggcacgatgtcttcacaacacaccatatgattggctcaatgtattcacatcacaccacatgattggctcaatgtattcacatgtcgacgttttgccgaggaaggggtgggatatgtgtagacaactgccatattggcattacaaactaaccccatgcatttctatggagtattttttgagtgctgtgtctcctcattagaaagtctctgatagAGGTCTCTCGATAGTGGAAAGCACATGCTGCCACTTGAGGGCCCCATCTGCTCTTCCTTTCCTGTGCGGAGCTGTGGTGTTATTGGTGCCGATtttcagggatgggcagtatttctgatacatgtatttaaaatacgaatacaaaatattattttgtaatttgtatttgatTGAGATGATGGAATGttgtcatattttgtatcaaaatacctAAGTGTTACaagttttaaaatgtaaaatactTTCTGAGACATAGCATGATGACaacatacactgtaaaaaataaaagtcagGGCTGTCCAATTTATCAAACCATTACAGTTACAGTTACAAAACAGTCTAGTTTTGAATGAAATACAACCGTATTGTGTTCAAATAGTCAAAATAGGGTTTGTCACAgttactaaaccacaaaacatgaaaataagcaaacccatgtttttctttcaaacaCAATGTTATTACGTTGAACTGACCTACCCTACCGGTCGAAAGTTTGGGGTCatttagaaatttccattccaatccattatagacagaataccagctgagatcatttgtattgtttgttttttttaatcacagcagcagttttcagattacattgtgtgcttacataattgcgaaagggttctcgactgttgtagaaagaaatggctaaaCTTTAatacaatatctacattgcccttCATCCAATCTTCTAAAGCCACATTCTGTTTAATAATCTGaattaaaaggctaactgagaaaacatacattggagaaccctttttcTACCTTTTTCTACCAAGAATTTTTTTTACCAATTTCTAAGTGACACCAAACTTTTGAAGTGCATTTTGCCACAGCAATGCATTTATCCAACAGTGTCATATAAGATCATTGTGAAGCACCTACTGAACCAGTAAGG from Alosa sapidissima isolate fAloSap1 chromosome 9, fAloSap1.pri, whole genome shotgun sequence includes these protein-coding regions:
- the LOC121718215 gene encoding beta-2-glycoprotein 1-like translates to MSLRVTLLLLFELCLYAAVSSKKVCGRPTVSGEVEVEALQRVYEPGEEAVLSCAPGYARAGGSRVIICTRDGDWGKVSLKCAPKSCPPPNDPTHGTAEFINIVYKSTINYTCDEGYILNGTTNSTCMHDGKWSHPPPVCEPVTCDLAPIPIYGKIVYDKKPVGDIVTFGFGGRYECLPPLVLFGNEKASCTAHGNWTVPPECRIVVCPAPTAIPHGFITFAVKREHSYKERVKYGCDANYVMDGAPEIECEKTSQWSTKPVCRAPCTVNVKRGRIFYNAKKMWIEDFKPNRLLHNEYVVVYCLNKEKKCGYPVATQCIDGTLKIPECYEEPSGTTYTLNSKSLPSEIKMCP